GGTTATCCAGGTCGGTTTATGTCTCGTTATCACTTGACTTACCCCCTAAAATTGTAAAGGACTTAGATAAGATTATTTATAGTTTTATTTGATATCcacaaaaatgatgtggatatattgaagcaacatctcaagacatcagtcagaaagttaaagcttggtcgcaagtgggtattccaaatggacaagcatacttccaacgttgtggcaaaatgacttaaggacaacaaagtcaaggtattggagtggccatcacaaagccctgacctcaatcctatagaaaatgtgtgtgcagaactgaaaaagcttgtgcgagcaaggagacctacaaacctgactcagttacaccagctctgtcaggaggaatgggccaaaattcagtcaactaattgtgggaagcttgtggaaggccacccgaaacgtttggcccaagttaaacaatttaaaggcaatgctaccaaatactaattgagtgtatgtaaacttctgacccactgggaacgtgatgaaagaaataaaagctgaaataaatcattctctctactattattctgacatttcacattcttaaaataaagtgatgattctaactgacctaagacagggatttttttacgaggattaaatgtcaggaattgtgaaaaactgagtttaaatgtatttggctaaggtgtatgtaaacatcagacttcaactgtacctagaaGTGCACactattcttatttttttaaatgtatcttaAAAGTAAAAGTAATATAGTCAACTAtacaacttctactactactacactttatatcatCCAATAATATATCATGAAAAACACTCAACATGAAGAATTAATGCAATTATGTTAAtttcaaatatttattttgaaaTATAGATTAGGTGCTCTTCTTTTTATAGCAGGAAGTAAAGGGACTGGAAAAGGCTTTGCCTATAGCTGAAAACATCCTGGAAATGAGCGAACGCTTCCTTGGTTTCTTCTTGGTGGAGCATACACTCTCTGTTTGGCAGGATTCTTGATCTTTGACAATtgctgaaaaaaaaatgtaaacataacATTTTCTTTAACTGACCCTAGTTAGTGTGAATAATTAGtattgcattattattatttaaattgtAATATtctacataatttacaaatgtaggccggcaggtagcctagcagtctcAATCCGCCTATTTAACGCAGAAGTGTTACATATGCCCCCCCCCAGGGCTTAGTGCCAAAAAAAAGGGGATAAAAacatgcaatatatatatatatatatatattcgtcAACTTATATCTCTCAAtttaagacagacacttcagttccatgtagtgaatctgttattcaatgcgtttgtatgggcaAATAGCAGTAAGGCCGATACAAACCCCTCGGcctagacagggcttagactcgtGTGGGTTAATTACAAAGGTGCAACtcgtgctggagacaataaaaggccacgctaaaatgtgcagttttgtcacaccacacaatgccacagatgtctcagagaCTGAGAAAAATAGGAGcaaggaaaaacgctggttgacttgttttgagggagcgtgcaattggcatgctgactgcaggaatgtccaacagagctgtggccagagaattaaatgtttgtttctttaccataagccgccttcaatgccgttttagagaatttggcagtatgtccaaccggcctcacaaccacagaccaagtATATGGCGTCGTGTTGGCTGTAGGGTTATGGGGTGGGCAGGCATaatctacggacaacgaacacaatttcattttatcaatggcaatttgaatgcacagagataccgtcacgagatccttaggcccattgtcgtgccattcatccaccaccatcacctcatgtgcaTGGTAATGTATCgaaaggcctgcatactcaccagacatgtcacccatttagcatgtttgtgatgctctggattgacgtgtacaacagcgtgttccagttcccaccaatattcaacaacttcgcacagctattgaagaggagtgggacaacattccataggccacaatcaacagcctgatcaactctatgcgaaggagaagtgtcacactgcatgaggcaaatggtgatcacaccagacactgactggttttctgatccatgcccctacctttttttaaggtatatgtgacaaacagatgcatatctgtattcccagtcatgtgaaatctatagataagggcctaatgaacatatttaaattgactgatttccttatatgaactgtaactcaataaaatctttgaaattgttgcatgttgcgtttatatttttgtttagtacacATTTGAGTGTATTGACTTACCTGTTTCACTGACGGCAGGGGTCTGGTTCTGGGAAGGTGTTGGAATGCAGTGGTTCTTCTTGTTGACCTTCTTTGTACACTGGGTAACAAACAGTCATTTGTACAGTAGGAGAAATTGCACACAAAAGGTATCAGTGTTTACCATCATACTGTACGTAAtgaataaaaataatctttataatTTGTATTTTGATGACATATGTACCTTTGGGTTGAGTCCACAGAGAGAgctgaatcttcctctcttcttttcctTTCTACCAGTTGTTGGAAGCCCAGAATTACCTACCTCGTCACTGCCAAGTGCATTGTGTGATGACAACTGGGTCATGGAGGGAGGTGAAGAGCTAGCCTCATTGCATTTAGTTAGTAGTTCCCTAGTTAATGATTTGACCAGGGCATCGTCAAATGCATAATCCGTTGACTTCATTGCAACCTGGAGCATCTTCTCTGACCCAAATTCTTGAAGAAGCCCCTTGTAGACAGCCTTGAAAATCTTTTTGATTTTCAGATTCTGGGGGTAGGCTTGAGTTGGTTCAAGGCCTGAGGTGCCACAGAACTCAGACAGAATCCTCTTTGTGAGAACTCTTGATGTTTCACCAATGTCAGAGGATTCCAGTAATGTGATAGGGGTGATCATTGACAGCAATCTAACAATCAGTAAAAGTACCAAAGAGGTGTAGTCATTGCTAGTGGAGTCAAATGATGCATGTGTATCAGAGTCCATGGCTGATGGAGTTGATGGATACACAGAGACACTACACATCTCCAGATCTTTGTTGTCCATCTTGGATTCCACCTCTCCTAAAACTTGAATATCCACAGTTCCACCGTTGTGTGTGCTGCTGCTGCCAGACAGAGAGGTTCTAGGCAATGATTTGGCACTAGACTGACGGCTAGTGGTCATGAGAGCCGGTCTGTCAGAGTCAAGTGTTCCAGCATCAGTTGGGGACAACCCATTGATTATGTTCATCAACTCTGATAATTCTTCTGATGAACTGGAGGCCACAGAACAGGTATCCATGACCTGATTGACCATTATATTGGTGAAAAGGCTCTTTGTGTCACAGTAAACCTGTGAGGAACTAATGGAGATGGCAGAAGAGCTCGGGATAAGCTGACTTGTGTCCTGCAGAGAACCATCAGAGATGACAGTTTGGCAGAAATCGGATCCTTGTGATGGTGGAGGAAGC
The sequence above is a segment of the Oncorhynchus mykiss isolate Arlee unplaced genomic scaffold, USDA_OmykA_1.1 un_scaffold_377, whole genome shotgun sequence genome. Coding sequences within it:
- the LOC118953955 gene encoding uncharacterized protein LOC118953955 isoform X1; amino-acid sequence: MAGGILQSGLIGIVNTNLDGRSVESSNESDVKILQKSGTPSLFTSSLHTNSAASNIVISITKDLNSFTQMTKMSDASVSGQLERSLSASTLPVSVHNGANVKGKIIWPGTVNLFNNVFTKVKDFFAQQQPVLLDNVVEAPKHAESICRTATSTQMTYSEHEGSQTSMVNYSKTLISQTLMTIQSRVSMSERMSTSEKGLLTCSIVGSMLEDVDMVRTDGNEIHRPSSSKSSLSITSAMTRGSQSDFTNSLPGTPVPNEWPVEIYCPIIRSSVIDMSDSSTHSQGSTNYTRQTISAIVNTVMEVIPRKDTEHIATADDVTSFTRRLARLSPRDGLQNFSHELTDKVYELIKSHNTPQALFVPAGKSVSDSILLKLKTGLNASEESREFPSDLVYSFATESIKRLLQQIVFWLPPPSQGSDFCQTVISDGSLQDTSQLIPSSSAISISSSQVYCDTKSLFTNIMVNQVMDTCSVASSSSEELSELMNIINGLSPTDAGTLDSDRPALMTTSRQSSAKSLPRTSLSGSSSTHNGGTVDIQVLGEVESKMDNKDLEMCSVSVYPSTPSAMDSDTHASFDSTSNDYTSLVLLLIVRLLSMITPITLLESSDIGETSRVLTKRILSEFCGTSGLEPTQAYPQNLKIKKIFKAVYKGLLQEFGSEKMLQVAMKSTDYAFDDALVKSLTRELLTKCNEASSSPPSMTQLSSHNALGSDEVGNSGLPTTGRKEKKRGRFSSLCGLNPKCTKKVNKKNHCIPTPSQNQTPAVSETDYACPPHNPTANTTPYTWSVVVRPVGHTAKFSKTALKAAYAIVKDQESCQTESVCSTKKKPRKRSLISRMFSAIGKAFSSPFTSCYKKKST